From a region of the Streptomyces sp. B21-083 genome:
- the drmA gene encoding DISARM system helicase DrmA, with amino-acid sequence MPAQPAQAAVPHPLDEVPQTFAAGDSYAVRDALVHYIRRDLLGPWDGDTESLPSASSGPRDRYLVGMLGPRPQTVTAERIALAAAQGADGQSGDEQEGDDSDLQDRLSPQAAGHIWASSMGLSFTAPASVGTLSATVRWGRYTQSDEATERGTTRRVWSREPVERPVDIDVTDGADRVVPLDGAAVVLHVQVRRHTGRTGAEDLRIVELALVNRQQDSADARDAHWLFQTEIDVTAFPDDLAAVFLPVDDPLDPATHDNVPEDAEERRLRLLYRDSLSHAKGRNVAVHAHVRDGERNAHRLTTVWLPEYDVRATTAPALEEQDLLQGLELGMDELAALAVPDRRAELSAALAPLADGYGTWLEQQRRNAAALPEDLREPAETAIEQALEVCDRITLGIDRLVADETALLAFRFANRAMAHQRRNTAIATARAGRENDSRSYQEAYEEVHGKGKAAASWRPFQLAFVLLNIDSLTQPGHPHRGTGREALVDLLFFPTGGGKTEAYLGLAAYTFALRRLQGTIGSGTEARSGEAGVGVLMRYTLRLLTAQQFQRAAALVSACEVLRREEFERDRRWGPTPFRIGLWVGTAVSPNWFDEAKEQIAEAKENASDKHARVLQVLTCPWCGSGLTARSNMEYDEGRRRVLLYCPRGEGEERCPFSRREAPGEGIPVLTVDEEIYRLAPSLLIATVDKFAQLPWNGYSGLLFGRVTELCPRHGYRHDDLDAKTGCGGRHNARGDLPGVTAQPVTRLRPPDLIIQDELHLISGALGTTVGLFESAVDQLCTWSFTDAHGGRHEAGPKIVASTATTKRAADQVRGVFARKVAVFPPQVLDVGDTFFSRQVELSRENPGRRYLGVCAHGTRLKAAEIRVAEILLLAAQQLFDEYGRPADPYMTLVGYFNATRELAGMRRYMDDDITTRVRSNGSRKGQDTLSDRIVSRAGMLSIQELTSRISSSDIGAALKRLEIEFDPERDTSVRRRAFLREYAAAMKDKREPRASMTPFIRQAVDVVLATSMLQVGVDVSRFGLMLVVGQPKNTAEYIQASSRVGRDAARPGLVVTLYNWARPRDLAHYEDFEHYHATFYRQVEALSVTPYTRRALDRGVAATYVAALRHQTYDSSRNLDAHDVDLDGPLAQDVERRLLERAERVGGDRPRQYLSERLDRLKDEWRRKRDESSSALAYRKEKHKTTVVNGLLRRADGSRWTELTVGMSMRETENEINLLLPGGGAFLEEPSGDGPDWAFGASGTNSDPDTASTVDSDEYGPVTADTVRKAQR; translated from the coding sequence ATGCCGGCCCAGCCCGCCCAGGCCGCTGTTCCGCACCCGCTCGACGAAGTTCCCCAGACGTTCGCTGCCGGGGATTCCTATGCGGTGCGGGACGCACTCGTGCACTACATCCGACGGGATCTGCTGGGCCCTTGGGACGGTGACACGGAAAGCCTGCCGAGCGCCTCCTCCGGTCCCCGTGACCGGTACCTGGTCGGCATGCTCGGCCCGCGCCCCCAGACCGTCACCGCGGAACGGATCGCCCTTGCGGCCGCCCAGGGTGCGGATGGGCAGTCGGGTGACGAGCAGGAAGGTGACGACAGCGACCTGCAGGACCGGTTGAGCCCCCAGGCGGCCGGACACATCTGGGCATCCTCCATGGGGCTGTCCTTCACCGCTCCGGCCTCCGTCGGCACGCTCAGCGCCACCGTCCGCTGGGGTCGCTACACCCAGTCGGACGAGGCAACCGAACGGGGGACGACGCGCAGGGTCTGGTCACGTGAACCCGTCGAGCGTCCGGTGGACATCGACGTGACCGACGGAGCCGACCGCGTCGTTCCCCTCGACGGCGCCGCAGTCGTCCTCCATGTGCAGGTACGCCGGCACACAGGCCGTACGGGTGCCGAGGACCTGCGCATAGTCGAACTGGCCCTGGTGAACCGGCAGCAGGACAGCGCGGACGCGCGCGACGCGCACTGGCTCTTCCAGACCGAGATCGACGTCACCGCCTTTCCCGACGACCTGGCAGCCGTCTTCCTGCCGGTCGACGACCCTCTCGACCCGGCGACCCACGACAACGTGCCCGAGGATGCCGAGGAGCGGCGACTTCGCCTCCTTTACCGGGACAGCCTCAGCCACGCCAAGGGCCGCAACGTAGCCGTGCACGCCCACGTCCGCGACGGAGAGCGTAACGCCCATCGTCTGACCACCGTCTGGCTTCCCGAGTACGACGTCAGGGCGACCACCGCGCCGGCACTCGAGGAACAGGATCTCCTCCAGGGGCTGGAGTTGGGCATGGACGAGCTGGCGGCACTCGCCGTGCCCGACCGCCGGGCAGAACTCAGCGCCGCTCTGGCCCCGTTGGCCGACGGGTACGGCACGTGGCTGGAGCAGCAGCGGCGCAATGCCGCCGCACTCCCCGAGGACCTGCGAGAACCGGCCGAGACCGCGATCGAGCAGGCGCTCGAGGTCTGCGACCGCATCACCCTCGGCATCGACCGGCTCGTGGCCGACGAGACGGCGCTGCTGGCCTTCCGGTTCGCCAACCGGGCCATGGCCCATCAGCGCCGCAACACGGCCATCGCGACCGCCCGCGCCGGCCGCGAGAACGACTCCCGGTCCTACCAGGAGGCCTACGAGGAGGTTCACGGCAAGGGCAAGGCGGCAGCCAGTTGGCGTCCGTTCCAGCTCGCCTTCGTCCTGCTGAACATCGACTCCCTGACTCAGCCCGGACATCCGCACCGCGGCACCGGCCGTGAGGCCCTCGTCGACCTGCTGTTCTTCCCGACGGGTGGCGGCAAGACCGAGGCGTATCTCGGACTCGCCGCCTACACCTTCGCGCTGAGGCGCCTCCAAGGCACCATCGGCTCGGGTACGGAAGCCCGGAGCGGTGAGGCGGGTGTGGGCGTTCTCATGCGCTACACCCTGCGGCTGCTGACCGCCCAGCAGTTCCAGCGTGCCGCCGCCCTGGTGAGCGCCTGCGAAGTCCTGCGCCGCGAGGAGTTCGAGCGGGACCGGCGCTGGGGACCCACCCCGTTCCGGATCGGGCTCTGGGTGGGCACCGCGGTCTCACCCAACTGGTTCGACGAGGCCAAGGAACAGATCGCCGAAGCCAAGGAGAACGCCAGCGACAAGCACGCCCGGGTCCTGCAGGTCCTCACCTGCCCCTGGTGCGGCAGCGGCCTGACCGCCCGCTCGAACATGGAGTACGACGAAGGCCGCCGCAGAGTCCTGCTGTACTGCCCTCGCGGCGAGGGAGAGGAACGCTGCCCGTTCTCCCGTCGCGAAGCGCCGGGTGAGGGAATCCCCGTGCTGACCGTCGACGAGGAAATCTACCGACTGGCCCCCTCGCTGCTGATCGCCACGGTCGACAAGTTCGCCCAGCTCCCGTGGAACGGCTACTCCGGCCTGCTGTTCGGCAGGGTCACCGAGCTGTGCCCCCGCCACGGCTACCGCCACGACGACCTGGATGCCAAGACCGGCTGCGGAGGCCGCCACAACGCCAGGGGCGACCTGCCCGGCGTCACCGCCCAGCCGGTCACCCGCCTGCGACCTCCGGACCTGATCATCCAGGACGAGCTGCATCTGATCTCCGGAGCCCTCGGCACCACCGTGGGCCTCTTCGAATCGGCCGTCGACCAGTTGTGCACGTGGAGCTTCACCGACGCGCACGGAGGACGTCACGAAGCCGGTCCGAAAATCGTCGCCTCCACCGCGACCACCAAGCGGGCCGCGGACCAGGTGCGCGGTGTCTTCGCCCGCAAGGTCGCCGTGTTCCCGCCCCAGGTGCTGGACGTCGGCGACACCTTCTTCTCCCGGCAGGTGGAGCTGAGCCGGGAGAACCCCGGCCGCCGCTATCTTGGCGTATGCGCGCACGGCACCCGGCTCAAGGCCGCCGAGATCCGTGTCGCGGAGATCCTGCTGCTCGCGGCGCAGCAGCTCTTCGACGAATACGGCAGGCCGGCGGATCCGTACATGACGCTCGTCGGCTACTTCAACGCGACCCGTGAACTCGCCGGCATGCGGCGGTACATGGACGACGACATCACCACCCGAGTGCGGTCCAACGGCAGCCGCAAGGGCCAGGACACGCTGTCGGATCGCATCGTGAGCAGAGCGGGGATGCTCAGCATCCAGGAACTGACTTCACGCATCTCCTCGTCGGACATCGGCGCGGCCCTGAAGCGGCTGGAGATCGAGTTCGACCCGGAGCGGGACACCTCGGTGCGCAGGCGGGCCTTCCTACGTGAGTACGCCGCCGCCATGAAGGACAAGCGCGAACCTCGCGCGTCCATGACGCCGTTCATTCGACAGGCCGTCGACGTCGTCCTCGCGACCTCCATGCTGCAGGTCGGTGTCGACGTCTCCCGCTTCGGCCTGATGCTTGTCGTGGGCCAGCCCAAGAACACCGCCGAGTACATCCAGGCGTCTTCACGTGTTGGTCGCGACGCCGCCCGTCCGGGCCTGGTGGTGACCCTCTACAACTGGGCACGCCCCCGCGACCTGGCCCACTACGAGGACTTCGAGCACTATCACGCGACGTTCTACCGTCAGGTGGAAGCCCTGTCAGTCACCCCGTACACGCGCCGCGCGCTCGACCGGGGTGTCGCCGCCACTTATGTCGCAGCGCTGCGCCATCAAACCTACGACTCCTCCCGCAACCTCGACGCCCATGACGTCGACCTCGACGGACCGCTCGCCCAGGATGTCGAACGGCGGCTTCTCGAACGCGCCGAACGGGTGGGAGGCGACCGGCCCCGCCAGTACCTGAGCGAACGTCTGGACCGGCTCAAGGACGAATGGCGCCGAAAACGCGACGAGAGCAGTTCGGCCCTCGCCTACCGCAAGGAGAAGCACAAGACGACCGTCGTGAACGGCCTGCTGCGACGGGCGGACGGATCCCGGTGGACCGAACTGACCGTCGGCATGTCGATGCGCGAGACGGAGAACGAGATCAACCTGCTTCTCCCCGGTGGCGGCGCCTTCCTGGAAGAGCCCTCGGGCGACGGACCGGACTGGGCGTTCGGCGCCTCCGGGACCAACTCCGACCCGGACACGGCGAGCACCGTGGACAGCGACGAGTACGGGCCCGTCACGGCCGACACGGTAAGGAAGGCACAGCGATGA
- a CDS encoding UvrD-helicase domain-containing protein produces the protein MPRLALSDDFVADLISLQRPVQKEVNDAIQMFQSLTVPQLHASKGMHLEKLERARDPRIRTIRVTKFYRGVLLAPDDGSELFTLLRVAPHDEAINWACKRAYSVNGATGGLEVRNVEALEQMETYFETKVVQSPARLFASHSDTVLRDLGIDEQVLRLARVCVTADDLTVMAPPMMPSDQYEVLEYLAADYSPEDVWEQLIASRGQTVRTAHDRPAVTLSEAILNTPNRIVEVTGPGELERILTEDFTRWRVFLHPAQRRYAYHPGFNGPAQVTGGPGTGKTVVALHRVRHLLRTGHDADRILLTTFTNAMAAALRDSLALLLGDTDAHLLERVDVTTVDSLAARVVREARGSSPKPLSAAAEKSAWARATAREDLPWSERFLSQEFRNVVLAQGLRTPEEYLRCVRSGRGTQVGRVQRARLWRVMERFTADLNSRDSATYTMVCDQAARILAEQAPRHRHVVVDEAQDLHPAQWRVLRACVAEQADDIFLVGDPHQRIYDSRVSLRSLGVNVRGRTSRLRLNYRSTEEILRWSASLLDGQPVGRLGEDDEDDGGQDSLRGYRSELHGRVPVALGHGSQDDELRALVAQIRTWVDQDGVKPSEVAVCARFNTLVDAVITRLRREGVPAVAVKDDPGPSVSGVRVSTMHAMKGLEFRCVAVVGVTANALPFAPQVTPADEDAAQHRSDLLAEHCLLFVACTRARDALAISWSGERSRMLDPVTS, from the coding sequence ATGCCCCGTCTCGCCCTCTCCGACGACTTCGTCGCGGATCTGATCTCCCTGCAGAGACCTGTCCAGAAGGAGGTCAACGACGCGATCCAGATGTTCCAGAGCCTGACCGTGCCTCAGCTCCACGCCAGTAAGGGTATGCATCTGGAGAAGCTCGAGCGGGCGCGCGACCCCAGGATCCGTACGATCCGGGTCACCAAGTTCTACCGGGGCGTTCTCCTCGCCCCGGACGACGGCAGCGAGTTGTTCACTCTTCTCAGAGTTGCGCCCCACGACGAGGCGATCAACTGGGCCTGTAAACGCGCCTATTCGGTCAACGGCGCCACCGGAGGCCTGGAGGTTCGCAATGTCGAGGCACTCGAACAGATGGAGACCTATTTCGAGACGAAGGTGGTGCAGAGCCCGGCCCGGCTCTTCGCGTCCCACTCCGACACCGTGCTGCGTGACCTCGGCATCGACGAGCAGGTCCTGCGGCTGGCGCGGGTGTGCGTCACCGCCGACGACCTGACGGTCATGGCACCCCCCATGATGCCTTCCGATCAGTACGAGGTACTGGAGTACCTTGCGGCCGACTACTCGCCCGAGGACGTCTGGGAGCAGCTGATCGCCTCACGAGGGCAGACGGTGCGAACGGCGCACGACCGGCCGGCCGTCACACTCAGTGAGGCGATCCTCAACACGCCCAACCGCATAGTGGAGGTCACAGGCCCCGGGGAACTCGAGCGGATCCTCACCGAGGACTTCACCCGCTGGCGCGTCTTCCTGCACCCCGCCCAGCGCCGGTACGCCTACCACCCGGGCTTCAACGGACCGGCTCAGGTGACGGGCGGCCCCGGCACCGGCAAGACGGTCGTCGCCCTGCACCGGGTACGCCACCTGCTGCGGACCGGACACGACGCCGATCGGATCCTGCTCACCACGTTCACCAACGCCATGGCGGCCGCCCTGCGGGACAGTCTGGCCCTCCTGCTCGGCGATACGGACGCGCACCTTCTCGAGCGTGTCGACGTCACGACGGTGGACTCGCTGGCCGCCAGGGTCGTCCGGGAAGCCAGGGGCAGCTCGCCGAAGCCGCTGTCGGCGGCAGCGGAGAAGAGCGCGTGGGCCCGTGCCACCGCGCGCGAGGACCTTCCCTGGTCGGAGCGCTTCCTGTCCCAGGAGTTCCGAAACGTCGTTCTGGCCCAGGGGCTGCGGACGCCCGAGGAGTACCTGAGATGTGTACGCAGCGGACGCGGCACACAGGTGGGTCGAGTGCAACGGGCCCGGCTCTGGCGGGTCATGGAGCGGTTCACGGCAGACCTGAACTCCCGCGACTCCGCGACGTACACCATGGTGTGCGACCAGGCCGCCCGGATTCTGGCCGAGCAGGCGCCACGCCACCGCCATGTCGTGGTGGACGAGGCGCAGGATCTGCACCCGGCCCAGTGGCGGGTACTGCGTGCCTGCGTGGCCGAGCAGGCGGACGACATCTTCCTTGTCGGCGATCCTCATCAGCGCATCTACGACTCCCGGGTCTCGCTGCGGTCCCTGGGTGTCAACGTGCGGGGGCGGACGTCCCGGCTGCGCCTCAACTACCGCAGCACGGAGGAGATCCTGCGCTGGTCGGCGTCCCTCCTGGACGGTCAGCCGGTGGGCCGTCTCGGTGAGGACGACGAGGACGACGGCGGCCAGGACTCGCTGCGGGGTTACCGTTCCGAGCTGCACGGCCGCGTCCCGGTGGCTCTCGGCCACGGCAGCCAGGACGACGAACTGCGCGCGCTGGTGGCGCAGATCCGTACATGGGTGGACCAGGACGGTGTGAAGCCGTCCGAAGTGGCGGTATGTGCCCGGTTCAACACGCTGGTGGACGCCGTCATCACCCGCCTGCGCCGGGAGGGCGTCCCCGCCGTCGCGGTCAAGGACGACCCGGGGCCGTCGGTGTCGGGCGTACGCGTGTCGACGATGCATGCCATGAAGGGGCTGGAGTTCCGCTGTGTGGCCGTCGTCGGCGTGACGGCCAACGCGCTGCCGTTCGCTCCGCAGGTGACACCGGCCGACGAGGACGCCGCGCAGCACCGCTCGGATCTTCTGGCCGAGCACTGCCTGCTCTTCGTGGCCTGTACGCGGGCACGCGACGCACTGGCGATCTCCTGGAGCGGTGAGCGGAGCCGCATGCTGGACCCCGTCACCAGCTGA